CTTCTGCCCTCCCTATTTTCACATCCCTAAACATTTTATAGCTGAGAATTTCCTAGTGGGGGGTGGACAGTTCAGTTTGGTCTAGGAATGCTGATCTGACAACTTACTATTGGTGTGCCTCCTCAGGGCCTGCTTCCAAGGGGCCAGCATCCCAACCCACTTCGGGAGAAAAACCGACAGGTAAACGAGCTGGTACGGGCAGCATTAGCTGGCCATCCCCGAGCCCACTTCTTAGATGCAGACCCTGGCTTTGTGCATTCTGATGGCACCATAAGCCACCATGACATGTATGATTACCTACATCTGAGCCGCTTGGGGTACACACCTGTTTGCCGGGCCCTGCACTCCTTGCTTCTTCGTCTCCTGGCTCAAGACCAGGGCCAAGGTGTCCCTCTGCCAGAGACCACACCCTGAGCGTCTCTCCTTCCCATGACATTAAATTCTCCTTCTGCTTGTTTCTTGCTTTAATGGCTAACCTTGTCTGGGTACCACCGTCAGCCAGATCCTTGACCGCATAGTTAGGCGGGGTGTTTCTATTTGTAACTGAGTTAGAGATCACTAGTCCATCAAGGCATTCTGGTTCTTGCAGTCAGTTAAATTTCAGTAGTGTGCTTGGGGAAGTTCTGGGTGGAACTGATTTGCTATCATTACTGTCAGGGTCAAGGTCAGAAAATCTCTGGATCAGTGTCCATCAaatcccaccacccccacccccaagctgtCCCTTCAGGGAGCTGTCCCAGCTGATACACACTAACTTCTGGTGGTCTGGTCCAAGTTCAGATGCCATTTCAGACCTTCTACACCCTCCAGGATTCATACCTTTGCACACGAAGGCTAATTCTGTCTTAGGCGGACTCTTCTTCACTGGCAGCAGTGGTAACTGAGTCAGTCCCTGAGGATAGCCCATGGCCCCAAACTGGCCTCCTAAATTCTGCCTCTTGCAATGATTGAGTGAAATAACTCTACCACCAAGTGGTAAACTGCCTTCCTCACAGCTCAAGGTCTCAGCATAGGCAGATGGGCACCGTTCCCAGACTGCTCAGGCTGCCTCACTCACAGAGGCAGAGATGTCAACACAAAGGCCCTTGACCATAACAGGGTATCAATGGCATAGTGGCAGTCTTGGAACTGCCCCATGATCACCTGGGAAAAGGAGTGTGAAAGTAATACTTGAGAAACAAGTCAGCAGCCAGAGGTGTGTTAAACAGCTTTAATCTCGGTCATTGCGGCTTCTCGGCACAGTAAGAAATATTGCACATGATCAACATGTTTTGTTCTGGGAATGGGGACAATGGAAGGGGGAAATCACCTTCTTAGAAAGTACAACCCAAGTTGGGAGGGCAGAGGGTGGGGAAAATCCTCCCCATGCCTGTGGCAAAGTGCAggagcccccccccaccccaaactaaCCTGAGTCCAGCCCCTCTGGGGGAAAAGGGGGGATGCATGAACTCCCCACTACTCCACAGGCCTCTCCCTGTGGCCCAAGGCTCATGTTACCCTCCAGCTTGCAGCCCTCACAGGAGCTGTTCTGCATAAAGTACAAGTGAAAAGCTCTGAAGGGAGCTCAGAGGAGGGAGTCTGTGCCCctcagctgccccccccccccaagcacagGGAGGGACTATATACAAGGGGAACAGGCCACATCCCACGCCAAACTGGAAAGGACAAAATGGCTTACTGGGGAGGAGGTAACTATCCCACTGTCTGGCCCCCAATTCCTGCCATCTATATACTGTCCATATCCTGAGGGGGGtactgtgggtcctgggatcttTTCAAGGGCACCTCACCTGCCTGTGGCAGCTGTAGAGGGgccagagggaggtggggagggttgGGAAGCCCCCTCCCAGCCAGGCTGTCCAGGCCCAGGCTCTGGGGGTGGAGGCAGTGGCGGGGCAGCTTGGGCAGTGCCAGAGTCCgagcctggagaggtggggtCAGGGCACCCAGCAGGGCTGGGAGTAGGGACAGGAGTAGCAGCCATGCCAGTAGGGGGTGGTCCAGAGAGAGGGGCCTCAGCCCCAGGGGGCTGCTCTGTGGGAGTGGCCGCCTGCATGATCTTCTGGCGGACCTCTCGGATCTTCAATTGCAGACACACCTTGGATGGGAAAATGTCTGCATAGCGGGCTTGGAAGGCTGCTGTGGCCTGGGCTGGGGGACAGAAAGGTGGTGAGAGATGTGGTCAAGTCCCCAGGAGTGATTCCCAGGAGTATAAGACTTGCTCACCTGATGGGAAGAAGCCATGATCCTGGAAGAGCTGCATGACCAGGGCCCGGCGTTGGTCCAGGGTGCGCCGCAGTGATGAGTAGGGTACTTTCTCATACTCCAGCTCTCCTAGCACATCCTCAGTTTCAGTACCTGCCCAGGTAAAGGGAAGGAGCGCAGTCGTCACGGCTGCAGTCAGGGCTGCAGCGGAGACCCCATACTCCCTGCCATCATCCAAGTGCCCACCAAGCCTTGCCCCACGACCCTCACGACACCACCACTCCTGGAAGCCCTTGGTCTCCTGAATACCGGCACCTGTGCGGTCGAAGGTGAAGATGTCACCCTCGCACTTGGCACTCTTGGGGGTGTTGGGCTCTGAGCTGCAGCTCGACCGTCTCCTCATCTTGCGCTTGGGTGAGGTGGGGTCCTCAGGCGCCGAGTCCAAGTCTAGCCAAATAAGCAGACTCTGCTTTAGTGGAGGTGGCCTCTGGCCTGTCCCCCACTTACTTAGGAGCCAGGGCTGCCTACCAGTggaattcttcctcttcttgcgGTAGGAGCCAAGGATGGCCCGAGGCGAGGTGGCCAGAGACTGCAGGGTGGGTGAAGGCAGCACCTCCTCTGGCCGAAACTCGGGTAGCTCAGCAAACCGTTCTTCAAAGTCCACTTCTGACAGGACCCTGCTGGAGAGCCAGCAGGGTCACCTCTTTTTGTCTCCGTCTGCAGCGGCCCCTTCTCCCACCAGCCCTAGGTAGTCCACCACGGCCCCAGGCCCTGCTCACCTGTCCACAGAGTCAAAGGTCTTCTTCAGGGGTGGGGGCCGCACCTTCATCTTCTTGCCAGAACTAGTCACTTCTTTGCGCTCAGGTGTTTCCCCAGCTGCCCTCCCACTACTGCCCtcactgctgccactgctgcttcCACTAGGGACtgtggctggagcaggagctgggctggggggagtgggaggctCCCCACGActctccaggcccagcccagGGACTCGCCAGTCTGAAGATGAGCTGGGGAATTTGCTGGCCTGGGTTGGGGACAGGCAAGAACACTGGACTTAGATGTAGTCATGGGGGCTCCTGCCTGGAATCCAGCACTCAGTATCCACCACAAGTAGTAGATCAGCTTAGGCTACAGGGACGAGACTCGAAAGGGGAGTGGAGCAGGGCAGACGATGAGCCAATAGCCAGAAACAAGATGAGGCGAGATGAAAGATGAGACAGACCCTTGGCCTCCCTCCGAAGGCCAGGATACCCTGAATGCAGGCCCCAGATACGATGAGATACAGCAGATAGGCAGAAGACCCACAGAGGGAAAAGAACAGTTAAAAGTGGCCAGCAACCGGACCAGCACTACGGGAATCCATAGCCAGCTAGATACTTACAGTCTCAGGGCCTTTGGTGCCAGGTCGCTCCTCAGCaggcaggggtaggggtgggctGCTCCGAGCAGCAGGAGGCCACGTctctgggggaggtggggggactgGGGGTGTGGGCTGCCCATCAAGCTCGGATTCTGGAGCAGCTGGCTCTCGGGCTGCGCCAGAGTCCAGAGACTGTCGGGATGTAGGTCCAGGCCGCCCAGTGGCACCCGATTCAAAAGACCCCACGGGAATGCTGGCGATGGCTGCCTTCACCTTCTGGGGGGCCTTTGGACTGGGCCGCTGGGCCTTGGGAGCCACTAAGCTGTAGGTCATGGAGCCTGCTGGTAAGGAAAGGAACGTCGACTAAGCCAGGCCTCACTGAAGCCCATTCCCTGAATTCCCCAACCTGCACAAACCCTGCCACAGAGTCTCCCTGACACCCACCTGTGGTACTCGAGAAAGGACTAGTGGGGGCTGGAGTGGCAGTGGCAGAGGCTGCCGGGCCCTTGGGCAGAATGGCAGCAGCAGGTGGGGGGGTGCTGGTGGccacagtgtagaccaggcttggagGAGCTTGGGAAGGTGGGCCCAGGGGTGCTGAGGTGGGTGCAGGGCTGCCAGGGTAAAACGCCGTTATGACAGGGCCTCCAGGGGCTGTGCAGGCAGGAGGCAACTGGGGGCTAGGCACAGGCGACACGCCCACCTGGCCAGGAGCCAGCAATGGAGCTTGGCCTGCtgggaggaagacagaagaggcagGGAACCAAGTCAGGGTCTGGAGCTGTGGCAACCCCACCCCAAGTCCCCAGGCCAGCCCTCACCTGAGAGCAGGGGCTGTACAAAGGCAGGACCACTGGGCCCCAACGATGTGAAGCCCAGAGCTACAGAGCTGGTGGGCCCGTATGAGGTCACTGTTCCAGCCTGACTGCATGCAGGACTGGTACCCAGAGGCAGAGTGTGGCCACCTGCTGACTGCACATAAGTGATTCTGCACAGGAGAGGAAACGGGAGGAGTCAAGTGAGGTGGGCTGGCCCTACCCCACCCCTGGTCTGCCCTGCAAGCCAGGCAGGAAAAGGGCTTAACTGGACTCACCTTGTGGAAGAGGGCAACAGGACCTTCTGAGGCTGTGATGTGGGTCCTGGCATTGTGGCTGGGCTCAGGGGTGGCACCAGACCGCTAGGTGTGCTCACAGGCACAGGAGTCAGCTGGATAATCTGTGAGCAAAAGCTAGAGTGAGATGTGATCCCAAAGGAGAGCGGACTAAGGCCTAGACTACAGGCTAAGGAGGATGCAGATAAGGAACAGGTACAGAGAGATACTGAGGAGACCAGTGGGCTGCACAGAAACAGTAAGAAAAACAGGCAGCAGCTCACAGATCCTCAATGCTAAGCCTGCCTGCTTTCCTCAGTTCCAACTAAAATGTCAATGTTTCCTTTGCACCTCTCCCTCTTGGGATACTGCGTAAACTCCGAAGCCTGTTTTCGCAGACACTCTGGGCTTTCTCTGGACATCcccagctttttttcttcttctatttttgaaGACTCATTACTTTTATGTACATgcgcactgtgtgcatgcagtgcctgtggaagccagaggagggcgtctgatcccctggaactggagttagaggtggttgtgcactaacatggtgctgggaacccaggtcctcagtaagaacagcaagtgctctccagTTTCCctgccccctttttgagacaggtgggcctgggactcattatgtagaaggctggccttaaactcacccAGATGTCCAtgtgctctgtctcctgagtgttagaaGTAAATGggtgtgccatcatacccagccCCAACTCATTTTCTGCATCAGCTTACAGACCTCCCTGGCTAACCCTTACGCAAAAGGCATGACTTTCTCTTCCTTATTCCTATCCCCATCCTTCCCAGCAACTGCCAGGATTTACAGCCTGCACTTGCCCTGTTGTTTTTCTCCCATActcttaataaatattaatccCCAAGCTTCAGATAAACACCAGTCTAAGTCCcagagggaaaaaagaggaaacGGGAAAGGCAAACAGTGACACAGGTGATACAAGGATGACACCCAACAGTGAGGCAAGGGGAGGCCACTACCAGAGTGCCTTACCTTGCTGGGTTGCTGGGCACCATTTTGGACAGGTACTGAGAAAGGTGAGCTGACCAGGGGCAGTGGCTGGCCAGCCCCTGCCCCTCGAACTGGCATGCTCGGGGCAGCCAGTGGGACTAGCACCTTCCCAGGAAGCAGCTGGGCTGAGCCACCTGAGGGCGTGGCCTGGACAGGAGAAACTGACTGGGCTAGAAGAGGCAACAAAAGGTTACAAGACAATCCAACAGGCCAGTGCCCCAAATCCTCCCAATACCCGGCTCAGGTCTCACCTTTAGGGGGTGGGGCGGAAGGTACAGACTGCAGGATAGGGATGCCAGCAGTGGGCGCAGTGGCAGCCAAGACCTTTCCGTTGGTCGAGGTGCCCGGAGGGAGAGTGAAACGGATGCTGGTGGTGGGTGCAGGGCCACTGGGAGCTGCTGCCTTGGTCCCAGGGGGTGGTGCTGGGGCGGGTGCCACTTGAAGCTGCTGGGGCAGTGTGGGCAGGATGTACTGCACCTGGGTGATTCCCCCAGCCTTGCCTAGGGCACCCGGCTGCAGGATGCCCAGGGGTACTGGCCCATTGGGGCCACTCCCAGCACTTGCTCCTGAGCCTGCAGGGGTCACACTGCCTGGGGCTCCCTGGGCAATAAACTGAACAGCAGACGATGCAGGAGCCCCATAGCCTGGGGTACCCACCAGCAGGTTGGTGACAGTAGCAGGTGCCTTCCCCACAGTGCCCAGCAGGGGACCAGCTACCAAGTGTGGGGCCGGTGAGGTGGCGGCTGCTGACTTCTTATCTGAATACACTAAACTGACACCCAATGGGGACCCCCCAGGCACCCGAGACCCAGTGCCCATTTCAGTCCTGGCACCTGTGTCATTTGAAGACGCCTCAGCCCGGCCAGAGGTGGGAAAGGGCTTAGAGGCAATGGGCACAGGAGTGCTGCTGACAGGCCGGACCACATTGGTGACCATGGTGGCAGCAGGGCGGGACAGAGGGGCTGCTGGGGCCCCATAGGCCAGTGATGGGGCCGGGGTTGAGGGCACTCGTGTACCACTGCCCTCCCGTTCCTCCTTGCTTGGAGGCAGAACCAGTGTCTGCAGAATGTTTCCTCCCACACTGGGAGGTGCTGCAATGACTGAGGGGCCTGGTGCCTCCAGGCTACCAACACTTTCGGGTCTCTTGCGCCGGAAGGTGCCAGGATCCGTCGGAAGAAACCGAGTGGTTTTGGAAGGTGTTGTTGGACCCCCAACTCCAGGAGGTGGGGGCCGTAGTGGGACTGCTGTGCCGCCCTGACCAGACTCCTGGGTCTTAAAGGTCCCAGAGCCCAGTGAAAAGGAGGTGGAGACTGAAGTGGAAgcaggtgaggaggaggaagatggggtggGACCATAGCCTTTGCTGAAGGCTGCAGGTGGATCCGGGGGCCCTGGAGGCTCAGGGTCCAGGGTTGGACGGCAATGGGTAAAAGAGGAGCGGATGACAGGTGAGAACACCTTACGGCCAAAGCCCTGggttaaggaaaaagaaacttaaaCTCAGGGAGTGTAGACAGCTGGACCCCTATGCCAGGAACCCCTGCCTACTTGTAAGCCAGGAAAACCAAAAGCACCTCTGCCAGCTGAAGGCCAACTCATTCTGGATGTGACCCAACTGCCCACGAGCCAAGAAGCTTGCTTTCTCCAGAGCCAGTCCTCCCCCTGGGTCAGTCATCCGGGAGGGGTCTGAGTGGCAGGACAGCGTCACATCCCAGCCTCACCTTGTTGCCCTCTGGGTCCTCCCCAGAGCTGTCTCCACTCTCACTGTCAGTCACCCGTTCCTTACACTTGAGGTCAATGTCAGTGGTGCCGAAACTGTCATCAGCTGAGGGAACAGGAACAGTGTGGGGAAGGGAATGAGTACAGAACTACCCAGGAGGAGATAGCCTGGAACAGAATCTGAGTTCTGACTTCAGCTCTGTGCCAAGCAGACTAGTGAGGAGATGGTGACCATGGCAGCAGCAGGGCGGGACAGAGGGGGCCCTGGAGGATAGTCCCGGGTCCAGGGCTATGTGCATCTAACAGAGCAGCACTGGAAACATACACTGGGAAGAGCATCTAGTGCTCTGCTAATGACACCCATGTCCTTGGGTTTCCTGCATGGCTGGCAGCTTCCTTGGCCAAAGCAGAACTGACGATCTACAGCCACAAACAAACATGGAAAAGAACAGGCTGAAGGAGCCTTTGATGCAAGGCCCCACCAGGACTATAAACCTGCCCTACTCACCAATGACATCATcatccccttcttcctcacaGATGACCATACGTTCCTCATCACTGGTCATGTCCTCACTGGCAGCACGCTGGGAACGAGAGGCTCGAGAGGGCAACAGTGGGGGCCGCCCACTAGTGGCCAAGGTACCTCCTTCACCAGGAGCTGCAAAAGATCCTGGAGCGCCATACTGGGGGGAAGGCTTTGGGCCGGAGTACGACGTGGGGCCAGACACCATCTGTGGGACAGGTGGCAGGGAGGGTTTAGTTGGGTCTGCTGCCTCACACAGCCCTCCTAACCTACCTCCCTGGTGACCTGTGCCTCAAACCTGGGTCAGTTCTTGTAGTGCCTGGCTGTCGACTTCCCCAGCGTCAAGACTGTGCACGCCGCTGTGGGAGAAGGCTCTAGGTCGGGCCGAACCAGGTCCCCCAACCGTGTGCAGCCGTTCTGTTCCACAGGGGCCACTCCCTGGAGGCTTGGTGTCCGAGGTCAGGAGTGTCTGGGCTGCAACGGACAGGAGCTCAGAAGACACTGTAAAGCACAAGTTGTTAGGGCTGTCAGAGTCAGGAAGCCTCCCACCAGCACCTGGACTGGCCCAACTTTCCACAGATGTGTCTAGGTCCTGGGCAGAAACAGGCTGGAGACCCTGAGCCACTTGGTAGAGATAAAACACCAGTCTCCAGCCCAACATCTCCTTCCTGAAGTTTCTGTCCTCTGGGACAAGCCCATTCCTGGAAGCAGACATTCTCAGTGAGCGAACCTCGTCACTGGTCCATGAGGTTTGGGCTGGTTAGTTAACCACTGGCCTTTCTGAGCCTTAGTGTTCCTATGAGAGAAGCAGTAAGATTCCCCACTCTCATGGAAGGCCATATCCACAGCATTATACCCCCAAAAGTACCCCAGAACTCCTAGAGGCAACCAATCCAGGGCATACAGAGTGACAATGGTTCCAACTATGGTTTCGGGGAGCCAACCAAGCTAGGGTTTCAATCTTGGTTGTGGCACTTATTAGCCTAGGACTTTAATAAAGTAACTTGGCATCTCTGAGTCTATATCCTCATCTGGAAAAGGGATCTGATTTTTGGGCATGtagtaaatgctcaataaatagtAGTAGGCAACGATTTGTACTTGGGTCTCTTTTCTGCATTTCCCTGGCTCATTCAGGTAAAGTAACTGCCAGTTCCTTTGTGGATGAGTCCTCAAAAGCAACGAAGGAGACAAGTTGCTCAGGCAGGGGTTGAGCAAGCAAGGGGAAGGCTGGCAGCCCTCAGGGAGAGGTGGCAGGGGGAGAGCCAAGGAGCTGACTAACCCCCAGGGGCAGCAGCAGTTCCCGTCTCCGACATGCTCCGTTCCCGCGTCTCCTTGTGCCCTCCTGCCAGCCCCAGGCTCGTGGGCTTGGCCTCTGAGCTGGACTTCTTTCGGTCCTTGTTGCACCACTTCCAATCTGGGTGGGCCTTGAAGTGGGCCTCTTTCACCTGGCAGGAAAGGGCAGGGCGACCCTTCACTCACCACCCCaccagagaacactgggaagagcCAAGGAGAGGAAGAATTACCTGGAAGGCCAGATCGTGGTATTTCTGCTTCTCCTTGGGCCCCAGGGCATACCACCACTCTCCCAGGATCTTGCTGACGGTCCGGTTATCCTGGTTGGGGTGCCGCTGGTGGACCAAGGCCCGGTGCCGCTTGCTGAAGATCATAAAGGCATTCATGGGCCGACGGATGTGATCCTTCTCCCGCTGCCATTAACAGAGCCCAGAGAAGGACAGTTAGGGCTGGGACacaggcttggggtgggggggtggcaaaGCTCGGGTATAAGGGAAACACCTTGTTAGGACTTCGTCCATCCTTCTCAGAAGATGAGTCTCGTTCCTTGGGCAGGGCACTCAGGGACTGGGTCCGGCGCTTTCcgggtggcagaggcagctgaATCTCAGGAGACATGATGGAGAGGAAGCTGTGGGGAGCATGAGGGACAGTGAAGAGCATGTGTTTGATTCTGCAACCCCCAGCTCCCTAGCCTACGCCAGGCCCCGAGGACTCACGCATCATCATGGTCACTCTCTGTCTCGCTATCCAGCCGAGGCTCTCCTGGGGGGCCAGGGGCCTCCTCCTCAGTAGCGGGGGGAAGACTTTTACCAGGATCCACACCCCCCAAAGTGAGTGGAGGTCCAGGCCCTGGGCTCTCAGGGCATGTGGCTCCAGGGGGCCGCCCAGGGTCAGCACTCCCTGCCCCTCCTGGTGACTGCTCATGAGCAACAGCAGCTGATTCAGCAGGTTCTAGGAACAGAACAGTCAATCAGAGGGCTCCTGGGCTACCTGGACCCCCATCCCCAAGCCTTCCCATAGTCCCTACCCCGTACCTTTGCTCTGGTTGGAGGCCACAGGGTGGCTGGCAGGTTGCTGGGCCTCACTAGGCTGGACAGAGGGGTCTGGCTGGCTGGGTGCCAGAAAGGGGACCAAAGAGTGCCAGGGGAACACAGCCACAGAACGAGGTTCCACATTTGTCCACACTGTAGGAAGGAGCCATGTGAGCTGGGTGCCAGGAGAGCTTGGCCCTAACTTCCACCACAACTTAAGTTCATCCCCAACCTGTGTGAAGTGGCTCCACCCAGTCTTTATACCCTGTGCCTCTTAGGTCGGTCAGTAAGACATCAgtcaggaaaacaacaacaaaaaatccctaAAAggcttctagattttttttaaaaggacacagaagcaggaaagagaaatagtgctcatgccccctcctccctcccaacctCCACCAGCCCTGCCACCAGGGACCAAGCCAGAGGAACTGGCTCCTGCCACAAACCAGGTCACTCTCAGCTGCCATTCCCCACTCTCATGTCCTAAGACCTTTGCAAGGCTGGACAGTCCTCCCCACAACCATGCCGTCACACTCTCAGCAACTCTCTGCCGTCTGTCGTAGCCCCTTCACCTGGGCCTCACACTCCCCCTTCTCCATTCCTGAGGTCAATGGTCCTatttccccttctgtctctactcaTTTCCAGGGCCTGGAATCTCAAACAGCCCCACAGTGAGGAACACCCTccttgccgccccccccccccaaccagtcCCCAGAGAGCTAGACCTGCCCTTCCTGGGTGGGGTCCAGGTGGCTCTCCTCTTTTGTCTCCTAAACAGACTCCAACACCCAGTCAGAAGCCTCCCTCCCTGTGAACCCCTGGGCTTATCTCATGCCCAGTGTCCAGTCTCCTGGCCCAGAAAGATGGAGGGTGTGGCAAACTCCCCAGAAGAAGAGGCAGGGACAATGGGACAGAGGAGAGAACTGTTGTAAGGCTGCCCAGAGAAAGCTAAAGTGCCAGGTGTTTCCTTGAGGTGATAGACAGGAAGATAATTCCACCACCAGTGGGGTTTTTAGAAGGTCCAACATTCAGGCCCAGCTCCACCTGAAAGCTGGGTGGGAAAGTAGGTGAGATCCTTGAGCTGGGACCACGCCTGCTGGACTGAGGAGCAAAGCTATCAGTGAGCTTCCCCACACTGCCAGGCCGCAGGCTCCAGGGGAAGTGGAACCAGCAGAGAAGAGAGGCCCCTGCtcagggggagagggaaggagggaaacgCCCTATCTCTGATATCCATCATTCCCTGCCTCCCCCTGTTCCAGAGCAACCTGACCTGAGGTGACCCCACCCCAATACCTTCAGAAATCGACTCTGGGGGAGCACTATATCAAGAACTGGCCTCGAGACCTGATTCTGAGGGACTGACAAAGGAAAGGAGCCTTAAAGGAAAGAGGGAACAGGGAAGCAGGGAAACAAAACTGGAAGGCACTCAAGATTCCCAACATCCTTGCCCCCCACACCAAGGCCAGCTAGGGACTCCAACCCCAAGACAGCCTGCAAGGCCCTGGATGTGTTTCCATCTCCACGAAAATCTTTCTCATCAAGACCtcctagctgtcttggaaacAGGGAGGGAATGGAGAGGCCAAGCAGACAATGGGGCAGTCCTTTGGTCCTACCCTCATCCCAGTGTAGTACCCTCCAGGTAGGTGTGCCTCTCTCCCGCCCTCCCTACAAATCACACCATAAATACTGCTACCCACAGTCTGTTCTGAGCAACGGTGCTTCTCACAAAACCTGTCCTGAGATCACTCCTCTATGCCCCCTCACTGCCCTCATCCCACCTCTTCCACCAGCAGGACTCGGTCTGCTCCTATTCTAACCCAGACTCCAAAGCCTGTTACTCTGTAGCCCTTACCCACCAATCACAACGGATCTGTTCCACCCGTCACTTAAGCACCACACCTGTCTCCATGTACACCCCACTCCTCACTCCCACCGCTCGGCTACACTCACACCTGCCTAACACCAACCACTCGGCCCCGCTAGATTCTAAACTTTCTCTGCCATCCCTTTACTCTTCCTCAACCGCGCAGGTACTACATCCTATAACCGATACTCCGCACTTAGCACCCCGACATCTTGACCCCTGCAGTCCCAGCGCCGGACGCTACTGACCGAACATGCCGAGGCCACGAGAGGCCGCGCCGGACGCGGGTATCAGGGGCCTGTGGGCCGAGTACATGGTCCGGAGCGGCGGGAGCCCGACAGGGGCTCGCACCTCCTCAGCGGCCGACGCCGCTCTGCCCGTAGCCCGGTCCTTGGCCGTCGCCGCTCCGGCCCGGGGGGAGCGGGAGGCCGTCGCCGCATgccccccccccgcagcccccTCCGGCCGCCCCACGCGGGGGTCTTCGCCGGACGCGCCTGCGCAAAGCGCCGCCTGCCTCCCGCCGCCCAGGGGGCGGGGGAGGTCAGTGCGAGTcgtccccgccccgccccccggcGCGCGCGGGGGCCGTCACGGGGCGCGCGGCTCGGGGGCCATCGGCGccgccccctccctttccctcctccctcgcAGAGTCCAGCAGGCGGGGCAGGTGGGGCGGGGCGCGGCGCGCGTGCGCGGGGGCGGCCCCCTCCCTTCtccgctggctggctggctcgctccctccctccctcgaaGCTCCGGCGGGTAACGGCTCTGGCCCCGCGCGCCCGGCAGACAGCGCCGCCGCCCCGCCTTTCCGGGCCCTGGGCCGGCGGCTGGGCACCAGGTCGACCTCGGGTCCCAGGCGGATAGACGGACTAGCGTGGTTGCGTCCGTGCGCTCCAAGCGAGCCCCGCGCCGAACCACCGCCGCCTCCCCGCCCCGCCACTACTACGCGCTCCCCTCCCCCCGCCGCGCCTTCCCCCCGCCCCTTCCCCGCTTCCCCCGCGGCCTTCCGCGCAAGCCCGGCCCCCTGCGCTTGAGCCCATTGGCTGCTGACGCCGCGCGCGGGTCAGGCCCCACCGCGCCCACC
The sequence above is drawn from the Peromyscus leucopus breed LL Stock chromosome 1, UCI_PerLeu_2.1, whole genome shotgun sequence genome and encodes:
- the Cic gene encoding protein capicua homolog isoform X1 — its product is MKPMKKVCPSLVGSASGSKSPPATRAKALRRREAGEGDKPEEEDEEAQPQEQTGPEEAEEGEEEEAERDPGAEGPPPELQPNDPTPGLAEDPKGDGEAGRWEPSLSRKTATFKSRAPKKKYVEEHGAGSGGMAGAPEERERTPEDASALGVPPRPPTSTRSSSTDTASEHSADLEDEPAEACGPGPWPSGGPSGAYDLRQLRSQRVLARRGDGLFLPAVVRQVRRSQDLGVQFPGDRALTFYEGVSGGGVDVVLDATPPPGALMVGTAVCTCVEPGVAAYREGVVVEVATKPAAYKVRLSPGPSSHPGPPGTLPQAQQPLHREPEEAVWVTRSSLRLLRPPWEPEALLRKLPAGPEEEQAEPGVTLPPCPSSLESKQPEDAEVSNISFGSNLGTHCAEGEEKHPPALGTPVLLPLPPPQLLSPPPKSPAFAGPGRPGEQPSPCQEGSQGGSRSSSVASLEKGAAPSARARTPLTAAQQKYKKGDVVCTPNGIRKKFNGKQWRRLCSRDGCMKESQRRGYCSRHLSMRTKEMEGLADSGPGGTGRPAGVAAREGSTEFDWGDETSRDSEASSVAARGDSRPRLVAPADLSRFEFDECEAAVMLVSLGSSRSGTPSFSPVSTQSPFSPAPSPSPSPLFGFRPANFSPINASPVIQRTAVRSRHLSASTPKAGVLTPPDLGPHPPPPAPRERHSSGILPTFQTNLTFTVPISPGRRKTELLPHPGTLGASGAGGGGAAPDFPKSDSLDSGVDSVSHTPAPSTPAGFRAVSPAVPFSRSRQPSPLLLLPPPAGLTSDPGPSVRRVPAVQRDSPVIVRNPDVPLPSKFPGEVGTAGEARAGGPGRGCRETPVPPGVASGKPGLPPPLPAPVPITVPPAAPTAVAQPMPTLGLASSPFQPVAFHPSPAALLPVLVPSSYPSHPAPKKEVIMGRPGTVWTNVEPRSVAVFPWHSLVPFLAPSQPDPSVQPSEAQQPASHPVASNQSKEPAESAAVAHEQSPGGAGSADPGRPPGATCPESPGPGPPLTLGGVDPGKSLPPATEEEAPGPPGEPRLDSETESDHDDAFLSIMSPEIQLPLPPGKRRTQSLSALPKERDSSSEKDGRSPNKREKDHIRRPMNAFMIFSKRHRALVHQRHPNQDNRTVSKILGEWWYALGPKEKQKYHDLAFQVKEAHFKAHPDWKWCNKDRKKSSSEAKPTSLGLAGGHKETRERSMSETGTAAAPGVSSELLSVAAQTLLTSDTKPPGSGPCGTERLHTVGGPGSARPRAFSHSGVHSLDAGEVDSQALQELTQMVSGPTSYSGPKPSPQYGAPGSFAAPGEGGTLATSGRPPLLPSRASRSQRAASEDMTSDEERMVICEEEGDDDVIADDSFGTTDIDLKCKERVTDSESGDSSGEDPEGNKGFGRKVFSPVIRSSFTHCRPTLDPEPPGPPDPPAAFSKGYGPTPSSSSSPASTSVSTSFSLGSGTFKTQESGQGGTAVPLRPPPPGVGGPTTPSKTTRFLPTDPGTFRRKRPESVGSLEAPGPSVIAAPPSVGGNILQTLVLPPSKEEREGSGTRVPSTPAPSLAYGAPAAPLSRPAATMVTNVVRPVSSTPVPIASKPFPTSGRAEASSNDTGARTEMGTGSRVPGGSPLGVSLVYSDKKSAAATSPAPHLVAGPLLGTVGKAPATVTNLLVGTPGYGAPASSAVQFIAQGAPGSVTPAGSGASAGSGPNGPVPLGILQPGALGKAGGITQVQYILPTLPQQLQVAPAPAPPPGTKAAAPSGPAPTTSIRFTLPPGTSTNGKVLAATAPTAGIPILQSVPSAPPPKAQSVSPVQATPSGGSAQLLPGKVLVPLAAPSMPVRGAGAGQPLPLVSSPFSVPVQNGAQQPSKIIQLTPVPVSTPSGLVPPLSPATMPGPTSQPQKVLLPSSTRITYVQSAGGHTLPLGTSPACSQAGTVTSYGPTSSVALGFTSLGPSGPAFVQPLLSGQAPLLAPGQVGVSPVPSPQLPPACTAPGGPVITAFYPGSPAPTSAPLGPPSQAPPSLVYTVATSTPPPAAAILPKGPAASATATPAPTSPFSSTTAGSMTYSLVAPKAQRPSPKAPQKVKAAIASIPVGSFESGATGRPGPTSRQSLDSGAAREPAAPESELDGQPTPPVPPPPPETWPPAARSSPPLPLPAEERPGTKGPETASKFPSSSSDWRVPGLGLESRGEPPTPPSPAPAPATVPSGSSSGSSEGSSGRAAGETPERKEVTSSGKKMKVRPPPLKKTFDSVDSRVLSEVDFEERFAELPEFRPEEVLPSPTLQSLATSPRAILGSYRKKRKNSTDLDSAPEDPTSPKRKMRRRSSCSSEPNTPKSAKCEGDIFTFDRTGTETEDVLGELEYEKVPYSSLRRTLDQRRALVMQLFQDHGFFPSAQATAAFQARYADIFPSKVCLQLKIREVRQKIMQAATPTEQPPGAEAPLSGPPPTGMAATPVPTPSPAGCPDPTSPGSDSGTAQAAPPLPPPPEPGPGQPGWEGASQPSPPPSGPSTAATGR